The Vicinamibacteria bacterium DNA segment TGCGGATGTTCAAACCGGGAATCATCCTTCTCGTTTCTGCCACGTCTGCGCTAGCTCAGCCTCCGGAGCCTGACTGGTCCGCGCTCGAGAGCGAGATCCTGGAGCACTTCCAGGCGCTCGTCCGTTTCGACACGACCGATCCCCCGGGCGGCGAAGCTCCCGCGGCCGAGTATCTGAAGACCGTTCTCGAGGGCGAGGGAATTACCGTCGCGACGTTCGCTCTCGAGCCGCACCGTCCCAACGTCGTCGCGAGGCTCGAGGGATCCGGCACGAAGAAACCGCTTCTCATCATGGCCCATACCGACACC contains these protein-coding regions:
- a CDS encoding M20/M25/M40 family metallo-hydrolase, which gives rise to MFKPGIILLVSATSALAQPPEPDWSALESEILEHFQALVRFDTTDPPGGEAPAAEYLKTVLEGEGITVATFALEPHRPNVVARLEGSGTKKPLLIMAHTDTVNVDPKKWTFPPFSATRDGGYVYARGAVDDKDNLTACLMAMLLLKRLNVAL